The proteins below come from a single Candidatus Eisenbacteria bacterium genomic window:
- a CDS encoding protein kinase, producing MEGGRILHYRVVGRLGQGGMGEVVLAEDERLGRRVALKFLSRSFAADPQARERLQREARSLAALSHPHIATIHALEESAERLFLVMEYVEGETLAQAIARRPLPVEHALSVGLAMAEALAHAHARGVVHRDVKPANILIRPDGSAVLTDFGIADLESATRLTAEGYTPGTVAYMSPEQARGARVDARSDLFSLGAVLYEALTGARPFVGDRPESALYAVQHVDPEPPTAKRAGIPVELDRIVMKCLRKDPALRYQHGDDLAADLMALRSPTAGMEATATIAAPSRPRGGRRVRRIATLAVAALLALALVYLAGRPGSDEHGTAVAAEKSIAVLSFQNLAEAGDPSGSGPIATSLLSVGLGQMQVMPVVSAQRIHDVLRQMGKAGTVVQGADALEVARKAGASHVVTGFIYSVRPELVLGAEVASTADGKVLTAARVRTPAGESALFAAVDSLTRTLLGELARAGFQVQEERVDVASLTTRDPVAYRAYVRGLDKLYLGSTEEAVLEFQRAVAADSTFALAWYYAAIANWWSNEFTTAEEEVRAALRVGGRLTPRERDGLGALDALVRGRYREAAERYRTLLTRYPDDREFAYGLGEALYHDSRDESARAAFEQAVRLDPSFGIAYIHLVDLDVARDDFDGALKVLEGLRQANPDDPGYHMLRGRVLAERGDAAGAIATYRDALALEPRLGEAWLEIVRIHSTSGQFDSARIVLGRMESDRGDHDPTLVDSKFIYLASSGRYGAVLELMETLPESLSSPGMRTPPVRLFYREALRERGQMDAVLRDSRRHMNSPIPTRSFGRGHLHDDMAEIHIRMGQVDKAERLLAEYDRMIGKEPTGVERGNRDYVAGLVALARGRTRDAIPLLERSKPMGPPGRLEAQRSGALASAYLALGDTARAVTELQLTVTRSLRNLDIAELSRLINRLAALQERQGRREEALRLYRRVEFQYREADPGVEVLEEARAGIRRLTRPA from the coding sequence ATGGAAGGCGGGCGCATCCTCCACTATCGCGTGGTCGGCCGGCTCGGTCAGGGCGGCATGGGCGAGGTCGTGCTCGCGGAGGACGAGCGTCTGGGACGGCGCGTCGCGCTCAAGTTCCTCTCCCGGTCGTTCGCCGCGGATCCCCAGGCGCGCGAGCGCCTGCAGCGCGAGGCGCGATCCCTCGCGGCGCTCTCCCACCCGCACATCGCGACGATCCACGCCCTCGAGGAATCGGCCGAGAGGCTCTTCCTCGTGATGGAGTACGTCGAGGGGGAGACGCTCGCGCAAGCGATCGCGCGCCGGCCGCTCCCGGTGGAACACGCCCTCTCGGTCGGACTCGCCATGGCCGAGGCGCTCGCTCATGCCCACGCGCGCGGCGTGGTGCATCGCGACGTGAAGCCCGCGAACATCCTGATCCGGCCCGACGGGTCGGCCGTGCTCACCGACTTCGGCATCGCCGACCTGGAGAGCGCGACGCGATTGACGGCGGAGGGATACACCCCGGGGACGGTCGCCTACATGAGCCCCGAGCAGGCGCGCGGCGCGCGCGTAGACGCGCGGAGCGATCTCTTCTCGCTGGGCGCGGTGCTCTACGAGGCGCTGACCGGAGCGCGGCCGTTCGTGGGCGACCGGCCCGAGTCGGCGCTGTACGCGGTCCAGCACGTGGATCCCGAGCCGCCGACCGCGAAGCGCGCGGGAATTCCGGTCGAGCTGGACCGGATCGTCATGAAGTGCCTGCGAAAGGACCCCGCGCTCCGGTATCAGCACGGGGACGATCTCGCGGCGGATCTGATGGCGCTGCGTTCCCCGACGGCCGGGATGGAGGCGACCGCCACGATCGCCGCTCCGTCCCGTCCGCGCGGCGGGCGCCGCGTTCGGCGGATCGCGACGCTCGCGGTGGCGGCGCTCCTCGCGCTCGCGCTGGTCTATCTCGCCGGACGGCCCGGATCCGACGAGCACGGCACCGCGGTGGCCGCCGAGAAGTCGATCGCGGTTCTCTCGTTCCAGAATCTCGCGGAGGCCGGAGATCCCTCGGGCTCGGGTCCGATCGCCACGAGCCTCCTCTCCGTAGGTCTTGGGCAGATGCAGGTGATGCCCGTCGTGAGCGCCCAGCGGATTCACGACGTCCTGCGCCAGATGGGAAAGGCCGGCACGGTGGTTCAAGGAGCGGATGCGCTCGAGGTGGCGCGCAAGGCCGGCGCGAGCCATGTGGTCACCGGATTCATCTACTCCGTGCGGCCGGAGCTGGTGCTGGGGGCCGAGGTGGCGTCGACCGCGGACGGCAAGGTGCTCACGGCGGCGCGCGTCCGCACGCCCGCCGGCGAGTCCGCTCTCTTCGCGGCGGTGGATTCCCTGACCCGAACCCTGCTGGGCGAGCTCGCTCGCGCGGGTTTCCAGGTGCAGGAGGAGCGGGTGGACGTCGCCTCGCTCACGACGCGGGATCCGGTCGCCTACCGGGCGTACGTGCGCGGGCTGGACAAGCTCTACCTCGGATCCACCGAGGAGGCTGTGCTGGAGTTCCAACGCGCCGTGGCGGCCGATTCGACGTTCGCGCTCGCCTGGTACTACGCCGCGATCGCCAACTGGTGGTCCAACGAGTTCACGACGGCCGAGGAAGAGGTCCGCGCGGCGCTCCGGGTGGGAGGCAGGCTGACGCCGCGGGAGCGGGACGGGCTCGGGGCGCTCGACGCCCTCGTCCGCGGCCGGTACCGGGAGGCTGCCGAGCGGTACCGGACTCTCCTCACCCGATATCCGGACGACAGGGAATTCGCCTACGGGCTGGGAGAGGCGCTGTACCACGATTCACGGGACGAGTCTGCGCGTGCGGCCTTCGAGCAGGCGGTTCGTCTGGATCCATCGTTCGGAATCGCATACATCCATCTGGTCGACCTCGACGTCGCGCGAGACGACTTCGACGGAGCGCTGAAGGTCCTGGAGGGTCTTCGTCAGGCGAATCCGGACGATCCTGGATATCACATGCTTCGAGGCCGTGTGCTCGCGGAGCGAGGAGACGCGGCCGGCGCGATCGCGACCTATCGGGACGCGCTGGCCCTGGAGCCCAGGCTCGGGGAGGCGTGGCTCGAGATCGTTCGGATCCACTCCACGTCAGGACAGTTCGACTCCGCCCGCATCGTACTCGGCAGGATGGAGTCGGATCGAGGCGACCACGACCCGACCCTGGTGGACTCGAAGTTCATCTATCTCGCCTCGAGTGGACGCTATGGCGCCGTCCTCGAGCTCATGGAGACCCTCCCGGAGAGTCTCAGCTCTCCCGGGATGAGGACCCCGCCCGTACGGCTGTTCTACCGTGAGGCGCTTCGGGAGCGCGGGCAGATGGACGCCGTGCTCCGCGACAGCAGGCGCCACATGAACAGTCCCATTCCAACGCGCTCTTTTGGCCGAGGGCACCTGCACGACGACATGGCCGAGATCCACATCCGAATGGGACAGGTGGACAAGGCCGAGCGGCTCCTTGCCGAGTACGACCGGATGATCGGCAAGGAGCCGACGGGTGTGGAGCGGGGAAACCGTGACTACGTGGCGGGCCTCGTGGCGCTCGCTCGGGGACGGACGCGCGATGCGATTCCCCTTCTCGAACGTTCGAAGCCCATGGGGCCTCCCGGCAGGCTCGAGGCGCAGCGCTCGGGAGCCCTGGCGAGCGCCTATCTGGCCCTTGGCGACACGGCACGGGCCGTCACCGAGCTACAGCTGACGGTGACGCGATCGCTCCGGAATCTGGACATCGCCGAGCTCTCACGTCTCATCAATCGCCTGGCGGCGCTTCAGGAACGTCAGGGCCGGCGTGAAGAAGCGCTGCGGCTCTACCGCCGTGTGGAGTTCCAGTATCGCGAGGCGGACCCGGGCGTGGAAGTGCTGGAGGAGGCCCGGGCGGGAATCCGGCGGCTGACCCGGCCTGCCTGA
- the wecB gene encoding UDP-N-acetylglucosamine 2-epimerase (non-hydrolyzing) — MKTVLSVFGTRPEAIKMAPVLRRLTREPEIRSLVCVTAQHREMLDQVLSLFEIKPDHDLDLMREGQTLTEITTRALTELAPYLDREKPDVLLVQGDTTTTMAASLAAFYARIPVFHVEAGLRTGDPYYPYPEEVNRRVTTVIAAHHFAPTERARRNLLREGVADSVITVTGNTVIDALLEVVQIEPKRAPKLPLRGSRVVLVTAHRRENFGAPLEEILLAILELAEKHPDIDIVYPVHRNPQVDGPVRAALAGVAGVHLTDPLEYKAFCDLMAASHLILTDSGGIQEEAPSLGKPVLVLRDETERPEAVEAGVVKLVGPHREAIVAAASELLENQGSYAAMANKMNPYGDGKAAERIVAKIRRMLS, encoded by the coding sequence CTGAAGACCGTCCTCAGCGTCTTCGGCACGCGGCCCGAGGCCATCAAGATGGCCCCGGTGCTCCGGCGACTCACGCGCGAGCCCGAGATCCGCTCCCTCGTCTGCGTCACGGCGCAGCACCGGGAGATGCTCGACCAGGTCCTCTCGCTGTTCGAGATCAAGCCGGATCACGACCTCGACCTCATGCGGGAAGGGCAGACGCTCACCGAGATCACGACCCGCGCGCTCACCGAGCTCGCGCCCTACCTCGACCGCGAGAAACCCGACGTCCTCCTCGTGCAGGGGGACACCACGACCACGATGGCCGCTTCGCTCGCGGCGTTCTACGCGCGCATCCCGGTGTTCCACGTCGAGGCCGGGCTCCGCACGGGCGATCCGTACTATCCCTATCCCGAGGAGGTGAACCGGCGCGTCACCACGGTGATCGCGGCGCACCACTTCGCCCCCACGGAGCGCGCCCGGCGGAATCTGCTCCGGGAAGGAGTCGCCGACTCGGTGATCACGGTCACGGGGAACACGGTGATCGACGCGCTCCTCGAGGTGGTCCAGATCGAGCCGAAGCGCGCGCCGAAGCTCCCGCTCCGGGGCTCGCGCGTCGTCCTCGTCACGGCGCACCGCCGCGAGAACTTCGGGGCGCCGCTGGAAGAGATCCTCCTCGCGATCCTCGAGCTGGCGGAGAAGCACCCGGATATCGACATCGTGTACCCGGTCCACCGGAATCCCCAGGTGGACGGACCCGTGCGCGCGGCGCTCGCCGGCGTCGCGGGCGTCCACCTCACGGATCCGCTCGAGTACAAGGCCTTCTGCGACCTCATGGCCGCGTCCCACCTCATCCTCACGGACTCGGGAGGGATCCAGGAGGAGGCTCCCTCGCTCGGCAAGCCGGTCCTGGTGCTCCGCGACGAGACGGAGCGCCCCGAGGCGGTGGAAGCGGGGGTGGTCAAGCTGGTCGGGCCGCATCGCGAAGCGATTGTTGCGGCCGCCTCCGAGCTCCTGGAAAATCAGGGGTCCTACGCGGCCATGGCGAACAAGATGAACCCCTACGGGGACGGGAAAGCCGCGGAGCGAATCGTCGCGAAGATCCGGAGGATGCTGTCATGA
- a CDS encoding cupin domain-containing protein — MGEDQDEVPLTERDGPLSAEAPPRSDPGPDELIRLLSLVPLPGEGGWYRENYRSRVRIPANGLPAAYAGPRDASTAIYYLLTSDTFSALHRLRGDEVFHFYLGDPVEMLQLRPDGTGATLTLGPRPHEGMHQQVVVLAGVWQGARIASGGRYALLGCTVAPGFEFEDFELGTREELVRQYPDYEIAIRALTRR, encoded by the coding sequence GTGGGGGAAGATCAAGATGAGGTACCGCTGACCGAGCGAGACGGCCCGCTCTCCGCGGAGGCGCCACCTCGGAGCGATCCAGGCCCGGACGAGCTGATCCGCCTCCTCTCGCTCGTCCCGCTTCCCGGCGAAGGCGGCTGGTACCGGGAGAACTATCGTTCGCGAGTCCGCATTCCCGCGAACGGCCTGCCGGCCGCGTATGCCGGCCCGCGCGACGCGAGCACCGCGATCTACTACCTCCTCACGAGCGACACCTTCTCCGCGCTCCATCGGCTTCGCGGGGACGAGGTGTTCCACTTCTACCTGGGCGATCCCGTCGAGATGCTGCAGCTCCGGCCGGACGGAACCGGCGCCACGCTCACGCTGGGACCCCGGCCGCACGAGGGAATGCACCAGCAAGTAGTCGTTCTCGCCGGCGTGTGGCAGGGGGCGCGCATCGCCTCCGGCGGCCGATACGCGCTTCTCGGGTGCACGGTCGCCCCGGGATTCGAGTTCGAGGACTTCGAGCTGGGAACGAGGGAGGAGCTGGTTCGCCAGTATCCGGACTACGAGATCGCCATCCGTGCGCTGACCCGTCGTTGA
- a CDS encoding ATP-binding protein, with the protein MTPNTQMAPRHGTSEAAKAPKARILVVDDEIQVVHIFQDLLTQQGYEVESSENGDDAILKVTNGNFDLVLTDINLPGVDGLEVIRAAKAADEDTCVILITGYASTTTAIDALRQGAYDYITKPFDLWETAKRIERGLESRFLKRDNRRKTSQLETANAELQRHEEILRKKVELATHRMRLLYEAGKAMSTSLSRQSTMDVVVSQAARLTGAKSCLLFLHDTSSDEYIAEAAFGVEPDRYRPLRFQMGVGYHGQVVQSAQPRLVEDLREAVGAEPIFETLEAQGALIAPLNDVEKVIGTITCLDHEGGSFTPEDQEVLKMLASQATIAIQNAILYERTKELDRLKSEFVAVVSHEVRTPLTSIKGSLELLGDTRFLTLPAPQKELLAICQANTERLISLINDILDFSKLESSKLSLNVEAMSVDRVLNEVVENIRNLAGQKEVAIDLKVDSTAGQIEADPMRVGQVATNLIGNAIKFSPERSRIEVFASGDESKITVSVKDYGRGIAPRDINRLFQRFAQLDSSTTRKAGGTGLGLVICKGIVEQHGGSIWVESQLNEGSTFSFSLPRVRVEVAGAE; encoded by the coding sequence ATGACTCCGAACACCCAGATGGCGCCGCGCCACGGCACGTCCGAGGCCGCGAAGGCGCCCAAGGCCAGGATCCTGGTCGTGGACGACGAGATCCAGGTCGTCCACATCTTCCAGGACCTCCTGACCCAGCAGGGCTACGAGGTCGAGTCGAGCGAGAACGGCGACGACGCCATTCTCAAGGTCACGAACGGCAACTTCGACCTCGTGCTCACGGACATCAACCTGCCCGGCGTGGACGGGCTCGAGGTGATCCGGGCCGCCAAGGCCGCCGACGAGGACACCTGCGTCATCCTGATCACCGGATACGCCTCGACCACCACCGCCATCGACGCGCTCCGCCAGGGAGCGTACGACTACATCACGAAGCCGTTCGATCTCTGGGAGACCGCCAAGCGGATCGAGCGCGGACTCGAGAGCCGGTTCCTGAAGCGGGACAACCGGCGGAAGACCTCCCAGCTCGAGACCGCGAACGCCGAGCTCCAGCGCCACGAGGAGATCCTCCGCAAGAAGGTCGAGCTCGCCACGCACCGCATGCGGCTCCTCTACGAAGCGGGCAAGGCCATGTCCACGAGTCTCAGCCGCCAGAGCACGATGGACGTCGTGGTCTCCCAGGCCGCGCGCCTGACCGGCGCCAAGTCGTGCCTCCTCTTCCTCCATGACACGAGCTCGGACGAGTACATCGCGGAGGCCGCGTTCGGCGTGGAGCCGGATCGGTACCGGCCGCTCCGGTTCCAGATGGGCGTGGGGTATCACGGCCAGGTGGTCCAGAGCGCGCAGCCGCGCCTGGTCGAGGACCTCCGCGAGGCGGTCGGCGCCGAGCCGATCTTCGAGACCCTCGAGGCCCAGGGCGCGTTGATCGCGCCGCTCAACGACGTGGAGAAGGTGATCGGCACGATCACCTGCCTCGACCACGAGGGCGGGTCGTTCACCCCCGAGGACCAGGAAGTGCTGAAGATGCTCGCGAGCCAGGCGACGATCGCCATCCAGAACGCGATCCTCTACGAGCGCACGAAGGAGCTGGACCGCCTGAAGTCCGAGTTCGTCGCCGTGGTCTCGCACGAGGTGCGGACGCCGCTCACGTCGATCAAGGGCTCGCTCGAGCTCCTCGGGGACACGCGCTTCCTCACGCTTCCCGCGCCTCAGAAGGAGCTGCTGGCCATCTGCCAGGCGAACACCGAGCGGCTCATCAGCCTCATCAACGACATCCTGGACTTCTCGAAGCTCGAATCGTCGAAGCTCTCGCTCAACGTCGAGGCCATGAGCGTGGACCGCGTGCTGAACGAGGTCGTCGAGAACATCCGGAACCTGGCCGGCCAGAAGGAGGTCGCGATCGACCTGAAGGTCGACTCGACCGCCGGCCAGATCGAGGCCGATCCCATGCGCGTGGGGCAGGTCGCGACGAACCTGATCGGAAACGCCATCAAGTTCTCGCCCGAGAGGAGCCGGATCGAGGTCTTCGCGTCCGGCGACGAGTCGAAGATCACGGTCTCGGTCAAGGACTATGGCCGCGGGATCGCGCCGCGCGACATCAACCGGCTGTTCCAGCGGTTCGCGCAGCTCGACTCCTCGACCACGCGGAAGGCCGGCGGCACCGGGCTCGGCCTCGTCATCTGCAAGGGGATCGTGGAGCAGCACGGCGGCAGCATCTGGGTCGAGTCGCAGCTCAACGAGGGCTCGACCTTCTCCTTCTCGCTGCCGAGGGTTCGCGTGGAGGTCGCCGGCGCGGAGTAG
- a CDS encoding choice-of-anchor V domain-containing protein gives MTPRAMIVLSLVAGTLMGWIAFDLRAPKRTVAFSYEPPTGHTGAPGEGVCSTCHTGGGSFDGSLTIDAPDEYQPGMGYTVTVTLQDPGQSRWGFELVPLRRDGADLVMAGSLTNLSPHTLIQEIFDGKQYISHTSNVLDQGEPDGTYAGTADGPVSWSFTWTAPPAGSDTVWFYAAGNAANNNEQNGAGDFVYTTNRFAIESSTSDVSRTTWGKIKMRYR, from the coding sequence ATGACGCCGCGTGCAATGATCGTCCTGAGTCTCGTGGCAGGGACCCTGATGGGCTGGATTGCGTTCGATCTCCGGGCTCCGAAGAGGACGGTCGCGTTCTCGTACGAGCCCCCGACAGGCCACACAGGCGCGCCGGGAGAAGGCGTCTGCTCCACCTGTCATACCGGAGGCGGCTCCTTCGACGGATCCCTCACCATCGACGCGCCGGACGAGTACCAGCCGGGAATGGGGTACACGGTCACGGTCACGCTGCAGGACCCGGGGCAGTCGCGTTGGGGGTTCGAGCTGGTCCCGCTCCGCAGGGATGGCGCCGATCTCGTCATGGCGGGGAGCCTCACGAATCTCTCTCCTCACACCCTGATCCAGGAGATCTTCGACGGGAAGCAGTACATCTCGCACACGTCGAACGTGCTCGACCAGGGCGAGCCCGACGGGACCTATGCCGGAACCGCGGACGGGCCCGTCTCCTGGAGCTTCACGTGGACGGCGCCCCCGGCGGGATCGGACACGGTGTGGTTCTATGCCGCCGGGAACGCCGCGAACAACAACGAGCAGAACGGCGCGGGGGACTTCGTCTACACGACCAACAGGTTCGCGATCGAGTCGTCGACCTCGGACGTGTCCAGGACGACGTGGGGGAAGATCAAGATGAGGTACCGCTGA
- a CDS encoding DegT/DnrJ/EryC1/StrS family aminotransferase, with product MATDSIPFHRPSVTQAELDAVASVLRSGWLTTGPRVKDLESAVAAYVAPPSDVAGAGAALARSVSVDPLHAVAVSSCTAALHLSLIAAGVKDGDEVITSPYTFVATGETILYGGARPVFVDVEPGTKNMDPARIPAAITPRTRAIVSVSIAGHPCRGAEIAAIAHHHRLTVIEDAAHSLTSRVWDVPVGTQADITCFSFYATKGVTAGEGGMVVTGRGEWAERIRRLSLHGLSAAAWGRYDRGGWWEYDVTELGYKYNMTDIQAALALAQLGRAEWMRSRREAIAERYSRLLEDCEGVRVPRVAEGMRHAWHLYQIEVPDARRTPLALALREDGIGTSVHFKPLHLFPWYQERLGVRAGQFPVAERVYDETLSLPIWPDMTDAQVDRVAERVRFHMGAFD from the coding sequence GTGGCTACGGACTCCATTCCTTTCCATCGCCCCTCCGTGACCCAGGCCGAGCTCGACGCGGTCGCTTCCGTGCTTCGCTCCGGGTGGCTCACGACGGGCCCGCGCGTGAAGGATCTCGAGTCCGCGGTGGCGGCGTACGTGGCGCCACCCTCCGATGTCGCCGGCGCGGGCGCGGCGCTCGCGCGTTCGGTCTCGGTCGATCCGCTCCACGCAGTGGCCGTCTCGTCCTGCACCGCGGCGCTCCACCTCTCGCTGATCGCGGCGGGCGTGAAGGACGGCGACGAGGTCATCACCTCCCCGTACACGTTCGTCGCGACCGGCGAGACGATCCTCTATGGGGGCGCCCGGCCCGTGTTCGTGGACGTGGAGCCCGGCACGAAGAACATGGATCCGGCACGGATTCCCGCCGCGATCACGCCTCGCACTCGCGCGATCGTCTCCGTGTCGATCGCCGGCCACCCGTGCCGAGGCGCGGAGATCGCGGCCATCGCGCATCACCATCGGCTGACGGTGATCGAGGATGCCGCGCACTCCTTGACGTCCCGTGTCTGGGACGTGCCCGTGGGGACTCAGGCGGACATCACCTGCTTCTCGTTCTACGCGACGAAGGGAGTCACGGCGGGCGAAGGCGGGATGGTGGTGACGGGGAGAGGCGAGTGGGCGGAGCGGATCCGAAGGCTCTCCTTGCATGGTCTCTCGGCGGCGGCCTGGGGGCGGTACGACAGAGGCGGCTGGTGGGAGTACGACGTCACGGAGCTTGGTTACAAGTACAACATGACGGACATCCAGGCCGCGCTCGCGCTCGCGCAGCTCGGACGCGCCGAATGGATGCGGTCTCGGCGCGAGGCGATCGCGGAGCGGTACTCGCGCCTGCTGGAGGATTGCGAAGGAGTGCGCGTGCCGCGCGTGGCCGAGGGCATGCGCCACGCGTGGCACCTGTACCAGATCGAGGTGCCCGATGCGCGCAGGACGCCGCTCGCTCTCGCGCTCCGTGAGGACGGGATCGGCACGAGCGTTCACTTCAAGCCGCTCCATCTGTTCCCGTGGTATCAGGAGCGCCTTGGCGTGCGCGCCGGACAGTTCCCCGTCGCGGAGCGCGTGTACGACGAGACGCTGTCGCTCCCCATCTGGCCGGACATGACCGACGCCCAGGTGGACCGCGTGGCGGAGCGGGTGCGGTTCCACATGGGCGCCTTCGACTAG